From one Rosa rugosa chromosome 4, drRosRugo1.1, whole genome shotgun sequence genomic stretch:
- the LOC133706528 gene encoding short-chain dehydrogenase TIC 32, chloroplastic-like isoform X1, with translation MGLLSRKGPSGFSASSTAEEVTRGIDGTGLTAIVTGATSGLGLETSRVLALRGVHVVMAVRNTNAGENVKEAILKEIPNARVDVMELDLSSLASVRKFGEEYNSLGLPLNILMELNLFFVGSNNAGVITPFKLSQDNIELHFATNHLGHFLLTNLLLETMKRTLRESKREGRIVNLSSMCHQYVYREGIRFDKINDESSYYKYLAYGQSKLANVLHANELTRRLKAEGVEIIANSLHPGSIQTNIVHFDNGILHYIVKVLGVFIIPFIKTVQQGAATTCFVALHPQVKGVSGEYFADCNIAKPSNQAKDADLASKLWDFSLSMTNLK, from the exons ATGGGGTTACTTAGCAGGAAAGGGCCATCTGGGTTCTCAGCCTCTTCCACAGCAGAGGAAGTTACTCGAGGGATTGATGGAACTGGTCTCACAGCCATTGTTACAG GAGCCACAAGTGGTCTTGGTTTAGAGACATCGCGCGTTCTTGCATTGCGTGGTGTCCATGTAGTTATGGCAGTAAGGAACACAAATGCAGGGGAAAATGTCAAAGAAGCAATCCTTAAAGAAATCCCCAATGCTAGAGTAGATGTTATGGAGTTGGATCTCAGCTCATTGGCATCTGTAAGAAAGTTTGGAGAAGAGTATAATTCCTTGGGCCTTCCACTGAACATCCTTAT ggaattaaatcTCTTCTTTGTTGGAAGTAACAATGCAGGGGTTATAACACCATTCAAGCTTTCTCAAGACAACATAGAGCTGCATTTTGCAACTAATCACTTAG GGCACTTTCTTCTCACAAATCTTTTGTTGGAGACCATGAAACGCACATTGCGAGAAAGCAAGAGAGAGGGAAGAATTGTAAATTTATCGTCAATGTGCCATCAATATGTGTACCGTGAAGGAATTCGTTTTGATAAAATTAATGATGAATCAAG CTACTACAAATATTTGGCTTATGGACAATCCAAGCTTGCTAATGTATTACATGCTAATGAGCTTACAAGGCGTCTGAAG GCAGAAGGAGTGGAGATCATTGCTAATTCTCTTCATCCGGGATCAATCCAGACCAATATCGTGCACTTTGATAATGGCATTTTGCATT ATATTGTGAAGGTGCTGGGTGTATTTATCATTCCGTTCATAAAAACTGTTCAACAG GGTGCAGCAACCACATGCTTTGTGGCACTCCATCCACAAGTTAAGGGAGTAAGCGGCGAATATTTTGCAGACTGTAACATTGCCAAACCGAGCAATCAGGCCAAAGATGCAGATTTGGCTTCCAAACTTTGGGATTTTAGCTTGAGCATGACTAATCTCAagtag
- the LOC133706528 gene encoding short-chain dehydrogenase TIC 32, chloroplastic-like isoform X2, protein MGLLSRKGPSGFSASSTAEEVTRGIDGTGLTAIVTGATSGLGLETSRVLALRGVHVVMAVRNTNAGENVKEAILKEIPNARVDVMELDLSSLASVRKFGEEYNSLGLPLNILINNAGVITPFKLSQDNIELHFATNHLGHFLLTNLLLETMKRTLRESKREGRIVNLSSMCHQYVYREGIRFDKINDESSYYKYLAYGQSKLANVLHANELTRRLKAEGVEIIANSLHPGSIQTNIVHFDNGILHYIVKVLGVFIIPFIKTVQQGAATTCFVALHPQVKGVSGEYFADCNIAKPSNQAKDADLASKLWDFSLSMTNLK, encoded by the exons ATGGGGTTACTTAGCAGGAAAGGGCCATCTGGGTTCTCAGCCTCTTCCACAGCAGAGGAAGTTACTCGAGGGATTGATGGAACTGGTCTCACAGCCATTGTTACAG GAGCCACAAGTGGTCTTGGTTTAGAGACATCGCGCGTTCTTGCATTGCGTGGTGTCCATGTAGTTATGGCAGTAAGGAACACAAATGCAGGGGAAAATGTCAAAGAAGCAATCCTTAAAGAAATCCCCAATGCTAGAGTAGATGTTATGGAGTTGGATCTCAGCTCATTGGCATCTGTAAGAAAGTTTGGAGAAGAGTATAATTCCTTGGGCCTTCCACTGAACATCCTTAT TAACAATGCAGGGGTTATAACACCATTCAAGCTTTCTCAAGACAACATAGAGCTGCATTTTGCAACTAATCACTTAG GGCACTTTCTTCTCACAAATCTTTTGTTGGAGACCATGAAACGCACATTGCGAGAAAGCAAGAGAGAGGGAAGAATTGTAAATTTATCGTCAATGTGCCATCAATATGTGTACCGTGAAGGAATTCGTTTTGATAAAATTAATGATGAATCAAG CTACTACAAATATTTGGCTTATGGACAATCCAAGCTTGCTAATGTATTACATGCTAATGAGCTTACAAGGCGTCTGAAG GCAGAAGGAGTGGAGATCATTGCTAATTCTCTTCATCCGGGATCAATCCAGACCAATATCGTGCACTTTGATAATGGCATTTTGCATT ATATTGTGAAGGTGCTGGGTGTATTTATCATTCCGTTCATAAAAACTGTTCAACAG GGTGCAGCAACCACATGCTTTGTGGCACTCCATCCACAAGTTAAGGGAGTAAGCGGCGAATATTTTGCAGACTGTAACATTGCCAAACCGAGCAATCAGGCCAAAGATGCAGATTTGGCTTCCAAACTTTGGGATTTTAGCTTGAGCATGACTAATCTCAagtag
- the LOC133706529 gene encoding short-chain dehydrogenase TIC 32, chloroplastic-like isoform X2, with translation MAVRNVDAGTNVKEAILKGISNAKIDVMELDLSSMASVRKFAEEYNSKGLPLNILINNAGVMVDKFKLSQDNIELDFATNHLGHFHPGTIRTNIMRNDIHVKCLLKVLRIIFMSKTIQQGAATTCFLGLKY, from the exons ATGGCAGTAAGGAACGTAGATGCTGGTACCAATGTCAAAGAAGCAATCCTTAAAGGAATCTCCAATGCTAAGATTGATGTCATGGAGTTAGATCTCAGCTCAATGGCATCTGTaagaaaatttgcagaagagTATAATTCCAAAGGCCTTCCATTGAATATCCTTAT TAACAATGCAGGTGTTATGGTAGATAAATTTAAGCTATCTCAAGACAACATAGAACTCGATTTTGCAACTAATCATTTAG GTCATTTTCATCCTGGAACCATTCGCACTAATATTATGCGTAATGATATCCATGTAAAGT GTCTTCTTAAGGTGCTCAGGATAATATTTATGAGCAAAACTATTCAGCAG GGAGCGGCAACCACATGCTTTTTGGGACTGAAATACTGA
- the LOC133706503 gene encoding tyrosine--tRNA ligase 1, cytoplasmic-like: protein MATEAPEQVPADEIESMSIADSQSQDQPGSSSGPSVPMSLDERYDLLRSIAEECIQEEELKNLLDKKAEPICYDGFEPSGRMHIAQGVLKAINVNKMIAGGCRVKIWIADWFAQLNNKMGGDLKKIETVGKYFIEIWRSVGMNLDSGKVEFLWSSKEINARSHEYWPRVMDIARKNKLPRIIRCSQIMGRTDQEELTAAQIFYPCMQCADIFFLEADICQLGMDQRKVNVLAREYCDDIKKKNKPIILSHHMLPGLQQGQEKMSKSDLSSSIFMEDEEAEVNTKIKKAYCPPEKVEGNPCLEYVQYLIFPWFHEFTVERSEKNGGDRTFTKFEKLSAAYAKGEVHPGDLKPSLAKALNRILEPVRSHFKNDKAAKQLLQSVKNYRVTR from the exons ATGGCAACCGAAGCACCGGAGCAAGTCCCCGCCGACGAAATCGAATCGATGTCGATCGCCGACTCTCAGTCGCAAGACCAGCCCGGAAGCTCGTCCGGTCCATCTGTCCC AATGAGTTTGGATGAGAGGTACGACCTACTTAGGAGCATCGCAGAGGAGTGTATCCAAGAAGAAGAGCTCAAGAATTTACTGGATAAGAAGGCCGAGCCGATCTGCTACGACGGCTTTGAGCCCTCCGGGAGAATGCATATCGCTCAG GGAGTTTTGAAGGCAATTAATGTGAACAAGATGATTGCCGGAGGCTGCAGAGTGAAGATATGGATTGCCGATTGGTTTGCGCAGCTAAACAATAAGATGGGGGGTGATTTGAAGAAGATTGAGACTGTGGGGAAGTATTTTATTGAGATATGGAGGTCTGTGGGGATGAATCTGGACAGTGGGAAAGTTGAGTTTCTGTGGTCTTCTAAGGAGATCAATGCCAGGTCACATGAGTACTGGCCGCGTGTAATGGATATTGCCAGGAAAAACAAGCTTCCGAGGATCATTAG GTGTAGTCAAATTATGGGTCGAACGGATCAAGAAGAGTTAACTGCTGCCCAGATCTTCTACCCGTGTATGCAATGTGCAGATATTTTCTTCCTGGAG GCTGACATCTGTCAACTCGGTATGGATCAACGTAAAGTGAATGTGCTTGCACGAGAGTACTGTGATGAcatcaagaagaaaaacaagccCATTATCTTGTCACACC ATATGCTACCTGGTTTACAGCAAGGGCAGGAGAAAATGTCAAAAAGTGATCTATCCTCCTCCATATTTATGGAAGATGAAGAG GCGGAAGTGAATACAAAGATTAAGAAGGCTTACTGCCCTCCAGAAAAGGTTGAAGGCAATCCCTGTTTGGAATACGTACAGTACCTCATTTTTCCTTGGTTTCATGAGTTCACCGTAGAGCGCAGTGAAAAGAACGGTGGAGATAG GACTTTCACAAAGTTTGAAAAATTAAGTGCTGCTTATGCAAAAGGtgaggtgcatcctggagaccTCAAACcatctttggccaaagcattgaacaGAATACTGGAG CCTGTACGATCCCATTTCAAGAACGACAAAGCTGCCAAACAGCTATTACAAAGTGTAAAG AATTATAGAGTCACCAGGTGA
- the LOC133706529 gene encoding short-chain dehydrogenase TIC 32, chloroplastic-like isoform X1 → MAVRNVDAGTNVKEAILKGISNAKIDVMELDLSSMASVRKFAEEYNSKGLPLNILINNAGVMVDKFKLSQDNIELDFATNHLGHFHPGTIRTNIMRNDIHVKCLLKVLRIIFMSKTIQQVLLQVSEYICSITILSAMLHGLMNPIHNKLHYR, encoded by the exons ATGGCAGTAAGGAACGTAGATGCTGGTACCAATGTCAAAGAAGCAATCCTTAAAGGAATCTCCAATGCTAAGATTGATGTCATGGAGTTAGATCTCAGCTCAATGGCATCTGTaagaaaatttgcagaagagTATAATTCCAAAGGCCTTCCATTGAATATCCTTAT TAACAATGCAGGTGTTATGGTAGATAAATTTAAGCTATCTCAAGACAACATAGAACTCGATTTTGCAACTAATCATTTAG GTCATTTTCATCCTGGAACCATTCGCACTAATATTATGCGTAATGATATCCATGTAAAGT GTCTTCTTAAGGTGCTCAGGATAATATTTATGAGCAAAACTATTCAGCAGGTACTTCTTCAGGTTTCAGAATATATATGTAGCATCACTATTTTGAGTGCAATGCTGCATGGACTGATGAACCCTATTCATAATAAACTACATTATAGATAG
- the LOC133743141 gene encoding kinesin-like protein KIN-14J has protein sequence MMSIQSESQRNGNGGSELQKDENGGSESQKDGNGRCKISNGTSSKDAKLVESSGNTIDGNEILALVEWLNYIVPYLRLPTDASEEEIRACLIDGTVLCRILNKLCPGSVEMGGSSDPGFANVKRFLVAVEELGFPPFELLDLEQGSLVPVMRCLSALKTSFDFGFWEGNTKNETKTGGELLEIEYLRKIDRNQSFKRYGQQGTQNREGTQGNSDDSTSEVTVPPALLEQLKQGTNVDLCDVKILESIKSTSLDNASTRALFTVGNRILDDSAERNNGDVPQHLAYLLRKVMQVIEQRFANQAVNLRIQNNMYKGREEKYQMKMKVLETLASGTSEEIQVVLNQLKQMKVEQFNIEEKQKIEEQDVLRLKEEKEQMGLEISTLKQELQTTKSTHESHCLQLEANAKEAKLELERKLKELESLLTGSKKNEKELETSLESVSGKWKQKEGSYQSFVNYQVGALKELSAALESTRCEIMSAKQSYFEEFNCMGSKLRGLADAAEKYHVVLAENRKLYNEVQDLKGNIRVYCRIRPFLPGQSQKQTTIEYVGENGDLVIANPSKQRKDSRKLFKFNKVFGPAATQEEVFLDTQPLIRSVLDGYSVCIFAYGQTGSGKTYTMSGPSVTSTEEWGVNYRALNDLFQISQSRKSSIEYEVGVQMVEIYNEQVRDLLSSDSSRKRLGIWNSTQPNGLAVPDASMHLVNSTADVLELMNIGLANRAVGATALNERSSRSHSVLTVHVRGVDLKTDTAIRGSLHLVDLAGSERVDRSEATGDRLREAQHINKSLSALGDVIFALAQKNAHVPYRNSKLTQVLQSSLGGQAKTLMFVQLNPDTQSFSETLSTLKFAERVSGVELGAAKSNKEGRYVRELMDQVASFKETIAKKDEEIDRLLKANSNGVYRGMSPLRSASSSPRRYSIGSPRQRKTSSLVDKVAPYRDSLSEAAYDKHSEVSSQLSMDDFRHHKQRSKLGGDASQNINEGDASQNFNEGDASQNFNEDFELLGFGDEDAGERLSDISDGVLSMGTETDGSMSSSAVEFTLFPEVTKPTERTTTETPEAKKTQAQNALGEKTPSHPTVRFAPISKLPKPTPKLVDTKATRSSLVRSSSKVLPSPRKATAGSSTSSVKSGKRWQ, from the exons ATGATGAGCATCCAGTCAGAGTCACAAAGAAATGGAAACGGGGGGTCAGAGCTGCAAAAAGATGAAAATGGGGGGTCAGAATCACAGAAAGATGGAAATGGGAGATGCAAAATCTCAAATGGGACTTCTAGTAAAGATGCTAAACTAGTGGAAAGCTCCGGCAACACAATTGATG GTAACGAGATATTAGCTCTGGTGGAATGGTTAAATTATATCGTTCCTTATTTAAGATTGCCGACGGATGCTTCTGAGGAGGAAATTAGAGCCTGCTTAATTGATGGCACTGTTTTATGCAGAATTTTAAATAAGCTGTGTCCTGGTTCAGTTGAAATG GGAGGGAGTTCAGACCCTGGTTTTGCAAATGTCAAAAGGTTTCTGGTGGCTGTGGAGGAGTTAGGATTCCCTCCGTTTGAGCTTTTGGACCTAGAACAG GGATCTCTGGTGCCAGTTATGCGGTGCCTCAGTGCACTCAAAACttcatttgattttggtttttgggaaGGGAACACTAAAAATGAAACAAAGACAGGAGGGGAGTTGTTGGAGATAGAATATTTAAGGAAAATTGATCGTAATCAATCATTCAAGAGATACGGACAACAGGGTACTCAAAATAGAGAAGGGACACAAGGAAATTCAGATGACTCAACTTCTGAAGTGACAG TTCCACCAGCTCTTCTAGAACAACTGAAGCAGGGGACTAATGTGGATCTCTGTGATGTCAAGATTTTGGAATCGATCAAATCAACCAGTTTAGAT AATGCATCTACTCGGGCACTTTTCACTGTTGGGAATAGGATTCTGGATGACAGTGCTGAGAGAAATAACGGGGATGTACCTCAA CATCTGGCGTATCTTCTGAGAAAAGTCATGCAAGTGATTGAACAACGATTTGCGAATCAAGCAGTGAACTTAAGAATT CAAAACAATATGTACAAGGGCCGTGAGGAGAAGTATCAAATGAAGATGAAAGTGCTTGAAACTCTTGCATCAGGGACCAGCGAAGAAATTCAG GTTGTTCTGAACCAGCTTAAGCAAATGAAG GTTGAGCAGTTCAATATAGAGGAGAAGCAGAAAATCGAGGAGCAGGATGTACTGAGATTAAAGGAAGAGAAGGAGCAGATGGGTTTGGAGATTTCGACATTAAAACAAGAACTGCAAACGACTAAAAGTACACATGAAAGCCACTGCCTGCAGTTAGAAGCAAATGCAAAAGAAGCTAAACTTGAATTGGAAAGGAAGTTGAAAGAACTTGAGTCCTTACTAACAGGTTCAAAGAAGAATGAGAAAGAACTAGAGACATCTTTAGAATCTGTATCAGGGAAATGGAAACAGAAAGAAGGATCTTACCAAAGTTTTGTAAATTATCAAGTTGGAGCTTTGAAG GAACTAAGTGCTGCTTTGGAATCTACACGATGTGAAATCATGAGTGCAAAACAAAGTTACTTTGAAGAATTTAATTGCATGG GATCGAAGCTTAGAGGATTAGCAGATGCGGCCGAAAAGTACCATGTAGTTCTTGCTGAGAATCGAAAGCTGTACAATGAGGTTCAGGATTTGAAAG GTAATATCAGAGTATACTGTCGAATAAGGCCATTCCTTCCTGGGCAAAGCCAGAAGCAGACCACCATAGAGTATGTTGgtgaaaatggtgatttggtgaTTGCAAATCCCTCTAAACAAAGAAAAGACAGCCGCAAgctatttaaatttaataaagTATTTGGTCCTGCTGCTACACAAG AGGAGGTATTTCTAGACACCCAACCATTGATTCGTTCTGTCCTTGATGGATACAGTGTTTGTATATTTGCTTATGGTCAAACTGGTTCAGGAAAGACCTATACAATG AGTGGGCCCAGTGTAACATCAACAGAGGAATGGGGTGTCAACTATCGAGCCCTAAATGACCTTTTCCAAATATCTCAGAGCAGGAAAAGCTCCATAGAATATGAAGTTGGTGTTCAAATGGTTGAGATATACAATGAACAAGTTCGTGATTTACTCTCAAGTGATAGTTCTCGAAAAAGA CTTGGGATCTGGAATTCTACCCAACCAAATGGGTTAGCTGTCCCTGATGCAAGCATGCATCTTGTTAACTCAACTGCTGATGTCCTAGAGTTGATGAATATTGGCTTGGCAAATAGGGCAGTCGGTGCTACCGCCCTAAACGAAAGAAGTAGCAGATCTCACAG TGTTCTGACTGTTCATGTTCGTGGCGTGGACTTGAAGACTGACACTGCTATCCGCGGTAGCCTACACCTAGTGGATCTTGCTGGCAGCGAACGAGTGGATCGCTCTGAAGCTACCGGAGATAGGCTTAGGGAGGCACAACATATAAACAAATCATTGTCAGCCCTTGGAGATGTAATCTTTGCTCTTGCGCAAAAGAATGCACATGTGCCATATAGAAATAGCAAATTAACTCAAGTGCTCCAGAGTTCTTTAG GGGGCCAAGCAAAGACGCTCATGTTTGTACAGCTTAATCCTGATACTCAATCATTCTCTGAAACTTTGAGTACACTGAAGTTTGCAGAGAGGGTTTCTGGTGTCGAATTAGGTGCTGCAAAAAGCAACAAGGAAGGAAGATATGTAAGAGAGCTTATGGACCAG GTGGCATCGTTCAAAGAGACGATTGCCAAGAAAGATGAGGAGATTGATCGATTGCTGAAGGCCAATAGTAATGGGGTGTACCGTGGCATGAGCCCACTAAGATCTGCATCTTCCTCTCCAAGAAGATACTCGATTGGGAGTCCTCGACAGAGAAAAACCTCAAGCCTAGTTGATAAAGTGGCTCCATACAGGGATAGTTTGTCGGAGGCGGCATATGATAAGCATTCTGAAGTTAGTTCTCAGCTGTCAATGGATGACTTTAGACATCATAAGCAGAGGTCAAAACTTGGAGGCGATGCAAGTCAAAATATTAATGAAGGTGATGCAAGTCAAAATTTTAATGAAGGCGATGCAAGTCAAAATTTTAATGAAGACTTTgagctcttgggctttggcgaTGAAGATGCTGGGGAGAGATTGAGCGACATATCTGATGGTGTTCTTTCAATGGGAACAGAAACCGATGGTTCAATGTCCAGTTCTGCTGTGGAGTTTACTCTTTTTCCTGAAGTTACAAAACCAACGGAACGCACAACTACTGAAACTCCAGAAGCCAAGAAAACTCAAGCTCAGAATGCTCTAGGCGAGAAGACACCATCCCATCCGACTGTAAG GTTTGCACCAATATCTAAACTTCCAAAGCCAACACCTAAGTTGGTCGATACAAAAGCCACTCGTTCATCATTGGTTAGAAGCTCGTCAAAGGTTTTGCCGA GTCCTAGGAAAGCTACTGCTGGAAGCAGCACCTCGTCGGTGAAGTCTGGCAAACGATGGCAATGA
- the LOC133744889 gene encoding mitogen-activated protein kinase kinase 9-like translates to MALLQQRRKIPSLSLASTAVHHRPILSLQTIPRPAVTTTITSSSSTAPISASDLERLQVLGHGSGGTVYKVLHKPTSTPYALKQLHSPAADSSSDNNPLQSELDILRRTTGSPYVVHCHAIFEKPSGDVSVLMEYMDLGSLETLLKSQGPFSEEKLAPIARQVLEGLDYLHKTHKIVHRDIKPGNLLMNNKKEVKIADFGCSSDESCSSSVGTCAYMSPERFDPERYGGSHNGYASDIWSFGVTIMELYVGYFPLLPKGQRPDWASLMCAICFGEVPCLPEGASEDFRSFLECCMHKEASKRWTVAQLLTHPFVCKAPSEECKPNLFDKKRKRDDDGVERSERSQKSIKVEVVC, encoded by the coding sequence ATGGCTCTTCTCCAACAACGTCGCAAGATCCCCTCCTTGTCTTTAGCCTCCACCGCCGTCCACCACCGCCCAATTCTCTCCCTACAAACCATCCCTCGCCCCGCcgtcaccaccaccatcacctcCTCCTCTTCCACAGCACCCATCTCCGCCTCAGACCTAGAGCGACTCCAAGTCTTGGGCCACGGGAGCGGCGGCACCGTCTACAAGGTCCTTCACAAGCCCACTTCCACCCCTTACGCTCTCAAACAACTCCACTCGCCGGCTGCTGACTCCTCCTCCGATAACAACCCACTTCAGAGTGAACTCGACATCCTCCGCCGCACAACCGGCTCTCCCTACGTCGTCCACTGCCACGCCATCTTCGAGAAGCCCTCCGGAGACGTGTCGGTTCTCATGGAGTACATGGACTTGGGTTCTCTTGAAACCTTGCTCAAGTCCCAAGGTCCCTTCTCCGAAGAAAAGCTTGCCCCCATCGCACGCCAAGTCCTCGAAGGCCTCGACTACCTTCACAAGACTCACAAGATTGTTCATCGCGACATCAAGCCCGGGAATCTTTTAATGAACAACAAGAAGGAGGTCAAGATCGCCGACTTTGGTTGCAGTAGTGACGAGTCTTGCAGTTCCTCTGTGGGGACTTGTGCTTATATGAGCCCGGAGCGGTTTGATCCGGAGAGATACGGTGGAAGTCACAATGGCTATGCCAGTGATATATGGAGCTTTGGGGTGACTATAATGGAACTCTACGTGGGTTACTTCCCCTTGCTCCCCAAGGGTCAGAGACCGGACTGGGCATCCCTTATGTGCGCTATCTGTTTCGGAGAGGTGCCGTGCTTGCCGGAGGGTGCGTCGGAAGACTTTCGGAGCTTTCTTGAGTGCTGCATGCACAAGGAGGCCTCCAAGAGGTGGACAGTGGCTCAACTTTTGACCCACCCGTTCGTCTGCAAGGCTCCATCCGAGGAATGCAAGCCAAACTTGTTCGACAAGAAAAGAAAACGTGATGATGATGGCGTTGAGCGAAGTGAGAGATCTCAAAAATCAATCAAGGTTGAAGTAGTATGTTAG